In Centroberyx gerrardi isolate f3 chromosome 11, fCenGer3.hap1.cur.20231027, whole genome shotgun sequence, the following are encoded in one genomic region:
- the LOC139908113 gene encoding olfactory receptor 8G17-like produces MENYTYNSFTLQLEGIKVTEDSMYPVFLFFFFSYLFIMFANVGIVVLVCIDKSLHQPMYLLFCNLPLNDILGNSIMVPRLLTDILVPPSERLISYYECVVQAFTTHMFGTTSHTVLMIMAFDRYVAICNPLRYTTIMSNKMVLKLTVSAWGVAFVLVAILLGLTIRLKRCRTLITNPFCDNASLFKLSCESVFINNVYGLTFTVVLFTASIGSMVLTYAKITTVCLTSKNKSLNSKALKTCSTHLFVYLIMFSCGMLIIILHRFPLYSDYRKLSAILFHIIPGSLNPIIYGVQSKEIRKFLSNVFQSRKVLPSF; encoded by the coding sequence ATGGAAAACTACACCTACaacagcttcacactccagctggAGGGCATAAAGGTCACGGAAGATTCCATGTACCCtgtctttctatttttctttttttcctatcTATTTATTATGTTTGCCAATGTAGGCATTGTAGTCCTGGTGTGCATTGACAAGAGCCTTCACCAGCCTATGTATCTCCTTTTTTGCAATCTGCCACTCAATGACATTCTTGGAAACTCTATCATGGTGCCCCGGCTGCTTACAGACATATTGGTGCCTCCCTCTGAACGCCTCATCAGCTATTATGAGTGTGTGGTTCAAGCCTTCACCACACACATGTTCGGTACCACCTCTCACACAGTACTCATGATCATGGCCTTTGACAGGTATGTGGCCATCTGCAATCCCCTGCGCTACACTACAATCATGAGTAACAAAATGGTGCTAAAATTAACTGTTTCTGCCTGGGGGGTGGCCTTTGTTTTGGTGGCTATTCTCCTCGGCCTGACCATACGGCTGAAGAGATGCAGGACTCTGATCACAAACCCTTTCTGTGACAATGCCTCGTTGTTTAAACTCTCCTGTGAGAGTGTCTTTATCAATAACGTCTATGGCCTCACTTTCACTGTGGTCCTGTTCACAGCTTCTATAGGCAGTATGGTTCTCACTTATGCTAAAATCACAACTGTCTGCCTGACAAGTAAGAACAAGTCTTTGAACAGTAAAGCTCTAAAGACATGTAGCACCCATCTGTTTGTATACCTGATTATGTTTTCATGTGGAATGCTCATCATCATCCTGCATCGCTTCCCCCTGTACTCAGACTATAGGAAACTCTCTGCCattctgtttcatatcatcCCTGGCAGCCTGAACCCCATTATTTATGGGGTGCAGTCAAAAGAGATCCGTAAATTCTTGTCAAATGTATTCCAGTCCAGAAAGGTTTTGCCATCGTTTTAA